The following nucleotide sequence is from Roseivirga sp. BDSF3-8.
ACTACATCGCAATACCTGCCAGCGGCCATACCCATACCCTACAGCAGCTACTCTCCCATACCGGTTGCATATGGCACTATAGCACCGGCCCCGAACCATCCGGGCATTTTAGCAGCGCACAGGATGCCACCGAAGAGATATGGAATACCTCCCCTCTCAGCGGTTGTACCATCGGTAGCAACCGCAACTATTCCACCCATGCCTTCACCTTCATTGGTGCAGTAATGGAAAGCGTGAGTAACCGCGACATTGCCCGCCTTATAGAAGAAGAAATAGGTGAGCAATACGGCCTCAATAGCATAAAGGTACAGTTCCGCAACCGCTCCCTCCGTTCCGAGTACGAGCGTGCCGCCCCCTACACCGACGGCGGCAGTGAAACAAGTTACTCAGATAATAGCTGGAAGGTACTCGGCGGCGGCATAGAGGCAGACCCCGTAGACCTCGCCTGGTTTGGCGAAAAAGTCCGCAACGGCACCATAGTAGACACCCTTACAAGAGATAATCGCCTGTGGACCCGCCAGCCCAACAGCCGCAATGGCCTGGCCTGGGAAGTAAATACCCTAGGCGGTCGACGTGTGGCCGAGCACGGCGGTTCATTTTCCGGCGCGAGGGCGCACCTCAGGGTATACCGTGATGATGAACTCGTCATTGCCATACTTAGCAACCAGCGGGGCCATAACCCTGCTGATCTCGCTACCAGTATCGGCAACGCCCTACTGGATTAACCCCCACCTGACCATCATAATAATATCAATAAGATACCCGGCTAAACAGGTAATAGCAGGGTTCAAAGCACCTTCCATCAGGAATCAGGATCAGGTTGCAGTTATCTATTTCCCAGAAAAAAGCCCCCTCGCCTACACCCGAGCGGGAGTTGAAATCCTCACAATAATAGTCTAGGACAAGCAAACCATTAGTAAACCAGCGATAAGTTCCCTCATCACAGTCACCCGCGTCAGTAGAAGTAAACATCTCGTTTTCGTCCAGGGTAAGCCTAAACCCGTTCAATACAGGCGTCCAGGGGCCCGAGGTAGTACTACCATCTGAAAAAAAGTATCCCGAATACTGCCAGGTACCCAAAATCATTTCATCATTACACGATTCCAGATCATCATCATTGCAGGAGGTAAGCAGGCATACACCCAGTAAAAGCATTACCAGGTTCTTCATATTCATAGGGTTCATTTAGTAGTATTTATAAGTAAGGACAACAAAAGGACACAGCACCCGGTATTTCCATTTTGAAATAAAGGTATAAAAAAAACCACCTGCCGTATGGCAGATGGTTTATTGGAAACGAAATGGGGTGTCATCTATCACTTAAAACTGGTAGCCTACAGATACCTTGGCTACGCGGTTATATGCTTCTACATTGCTGTTACCTTCATCCAGTGAGCTAAGGCCATAATCATATCCGGCACTCAGGTTCAGACCATTAGGCATCTGATACCCTATGCCAGCGGTAATGCCCACATCAACTTTTCTAAAGCCCCGATTCATGTCAAAGTCCTGCTCATAGCTGAAGCCCAATATACCGCCTTCTGCCACCGCACTCTGATCTATCAGGTAGCTGAACTGAGGTCCCGCATAAAGCTGAAAGCCACCATCCGATTGGTATTTTGCCAGTATGGGCACATCTACATAATGCATATTACTCGTCACGTCTATCCGGGGAGACAGAAAGCCGAAATTGCTATCCCCCAAAAAGCTCTGCGATACACGCATGCCCTTCTGGCTATATTGCACCCCGGGCTCTATGGCAAAATTAGGCGCAACAGGTATAGTCACATACGCTCCTGCATGAAAGCCGGAAGTGGGCTCAGTACTGAAGGCGCCGAACTCCTCGCCAAGGTTAGCAAAATCTTCTACAGACTGGCCGCCCCAGGTAGACAAGCTATACCCTGCACGCAGACCAAACGAAGGAGTACCCTGGGCATACGCCCCCAGGCTCATTCCCATAAAAGCTAGTATTAGTAGTGTAAGTTTATTCATGGCTATTCAGTTGTTGATGTTTCTTTACTGAAAGAAAATACCGTGCCAATTCAGAAGCTCAACCTCAGAATGACAGCTTCTTATGCTTGCTGATTACACTACTTTTGAATGCCACATCGTTAATATAGGAAAAGAAAAAAATCCTTATTTTACGTCTTCGCTGTCGATATTATGGGCAATACTATCTCATACAGTCAAAGGAAATTATATCAATAAAAATGACACAAAATTATCATGAAGTACTGGGAGTGTCTCCTTCAGCTACGGAAGAGGAAATAAAAAAGGCCTACCGCAAGCTGGCCCGGAAGTATCACCCGGACATTAGTAAGGAGCATGATGCAGAAGAAAATTTTATACTGGCTACAGAAGCTTATGAAGCACTGCTGGAGGGGCCGGAGCAGGAAGTAAACGAGTGGACGGAAGCTTTCAGGCAGGCAACCACCACTGTCAACCCGGAAGAAGCACGCCGCCAGCGAGCCAGAGAATATGCCCATATGCGCTATGAAAATTTTGTAAAGAGGAACCAGGCCTTTAAAAGCCGCTGGTATTACAAACCGGCTAAATACTTCATATATGCTCTGGTCTGGGTCTCATATCTACTGGCTCTTCTCTTATTTTTGGCCCCTTTACTTGCCTATCTGTTAAGTGACGCGCCAGCAGGCCCCTTCTTCATGATTGTTGGCACCCTTATGAGCCCGCATGTATACACCTATGCCAAAGCTATAAGACGCGAAGCAGAGCCTTACTTCCGGGAATATAAGTAATATGTGCCGGCACCAGGGCCTATCCGGCTAGCAGGTAGACAATACCTAAAGCCGACATGATCACCAGGAAGCTTATCATTAATTTAATAATACGAACACCCAGTTTCTTCCTTCTCTCCTCCAGCTCCCAGTGCAGGCCGGCATAGGTAGGGTTAATCATATATTGAATTTTAAACGGTGGCGGATAGCCAAAACCTTTCCAACTCTCACCAAATGAAATATACGGATGGATTTTGTAGTGCCGGCGGCTTTCAATATCCAGCGGCTCTAACTTCTCATTCAGGAATAAGATTTTTTGCGTGAATATATCTCTGAAAAACAGGAAGCTGAAAATTGACATCACAATTCCTATGCCGTGAAACACTGTGATGCCTATGGCTACAATCTCAAAATCCATAATTTACATATTCATAACACATGCTGCTACTCTATCGGCCTGGCCGGATCGAAGTCCGCGAGAGCCTCGCCCCGCCCGGTAACAGTAAAGGCGGTATCCAGAAAGGAAAAATAGACATATGATCTTTCCACCGGTATCTGGTTCACCAAACTACTATACGTTTTATAATATAGGGCAGTCTCATACAGCTTATTTGAAATGGAAAATTCACCTCCCTGCCGGAGGGCATCTTTGAAATTTGCAATCGCGTCCACAGCAACATATATAGACAATAGCTCAGGCGCATCCTTTTTTACAATGAGTTCATTTTTGAGAGGCTGCAGCTAGGTAGTATCTTTATCATTTGTGACACAGGCAAACAGTGACCACTCCTTTGCCGTACTGTTTTCACTGCCTGGCTGTATGGCCATTTCTTCCATGCAGCAATTACTGACCATAAAGTCAAACCGTATATTTTCCGGCTTCCTGTTATACCCCTCAACTGCCAGATAATCCTCATAATTCACCTGATGGTCTATAACAATCATCCTTAAGGTCACTTCTACCTGACTAATATTAGTAGGCTGACAGGATACCAAAAGGAACACGTACCCGAATAACAGCATGGCGTTTTTTTCCATTCTCACAGCCTTCTATTAGCTTTTTAAACAGCAGATTGCCCTAGTGGCAGAAATCTATTGATCATATGGAATACTATGCGAAGAAGTCATTCCAATAATATGCCCAAAAAGATACTGCAACAATCCCGATCATTTAAACGGCATCTCACCTTTTATCTATCCTACTTCGGTGAATAACACCGGATACCTTAGTGACCGGAAGAAGGGGCGGTGGCTGCCATGGGGGTGAGTATAATGGTTAACAGCCCATAGATAGATGACTCAAAGCAGTAGTCTCAGGTGGAAAAAGAGAAGGATTTCAGGTGAAAATTCACCCTACCTAAATGCTTTTACCGCCCACACCCTACATAATAGCACCAAATAAAGTGAAAACGTTACGTCTATTGGCATACATCAGGCAATATAAAATCATTACAGCCCCTCCCGGATTTTAGCGTAAAGTCACCCGATTGTTAAAGAAACCGAGTTAAAAACAAGCCCTAAACTCATCAAAAAGAACCAAATCCATTAAAATTCACCAACCAAAATAGATACCCCAACCCCCTTAAAAAACTGGAAATAAACTCACTAGGAATCCATTTTAACATGAAATGCATCAAAACTTACCTGAGTCATAAATGCGTATTTTTAAGATTATCTTACGTAAGGTTTCAGAAAGGCTTTTTGCAAATTTTCTGTATATTCGGCCGAGGATTCTTTACGAAACTAACCTTAAATGTAACGCATGGCGAAGCTTAAAAATATTATTAAGCAGCTTTCAGATGTAGACTATGAGGCTATCTACACCTCACTCATAGAAAGTAATGCTGAAAAATCAGCGTATCTGCTAAAGGCAATGCGCGAAAGGTCCCTGTCTGATAATAAGATCATGCAGGAGCTGGAGGTAAATACAAATGCTTATTATACGCTAAGAAGCCGCCTCAATCAAAAGATAGAGGAA
It contains:
- a CDS encoding porin family protein, yielding MNKLTLLILAFMGMSLGAYAQGTPSFGLRAGYSLSTWGGQSVEDFANLGEEFGAFSTEPTSGFHAGAYVTIPVAPNFAIEPGVQYSQKGMRVSQSFLGDSNFGFLSPRIDVTSNMHYVDVPILAKYQSDGGFQLYAGPQFSYLIDQSAVAEGGILGFSYEQDFDMNRGFRKVDVGITAGIGYQMPNGLNLSAGYDYGLSSLDEGNSNVEAYNRVAKVSVGYQF